One genomic window of Coffea eugenioides isolate CCC68of chromosome 1, Ceug_1.0, whole genome shotgun sequence includes the following:
- the LOC113749986 gene encoding uncharacterized protein LOC113749986, with protein sequence MNNNNPGSGFLSGYTGGFLGMNRNQQNPGGLLGMSRSHQQNLSSSNPARLQNDQVPSPMNMISVAEKDSRIGLREVKDSAPRGFAMTFARERVAGPRNVMSNGAVNINEISSDEDDPSMAEGNGRDTGGGKGKKDAPWVRMKWTDNIVRLLIQVVANVGEDGPSEGAEGARRKSGIIKKGKWRTVSKVLMSKGLCVSPQQCEDKFNDLNKRYKKLNDILGRGTSCRVVENPALLNNMEHLSDKAKEDVRKLLGSKHLFYKEMCAYHNGQKITDCNDFELPVHAASVAEQIWEHCDGSPVVGEGTKDKDGSPVAGEGTTDKDGSPVAAQSSKDNDISEGDDADENDESDHYMSEDEAADNNNSGSVDRVETSENREVWKDYGNTRSRSGAGDDFQAEIAEMFSDPTKSQWERREWIRKRMLQLHEERIGIQAEAFELEKQRLKWQRFCNKKELELETARLEKERLIIENERKALQLKQKEVEVEFRRPESTFNLTSFSIDIMGGREQIDSGRQH encoded by the coding sequence ATGAATAATAACAATCCGGGTAGTGGGTTTTTATCCGGTTATACAGGAGGGTTTTTGGGGATGAATAGGAATCAACAAAATCCTGGTGGGCTTTTGGGGATGAGTAGAAGCCATCAACAAAACTTAAGTAGCAGTAATCCAGCTCGTCTGCAAAATGACCAAGTTCCATCTCCGATGAATATGATATCAGTGGCTGAAAAGGATTCCAGGATTGGGCTAAGGGAGGTCAAAGACTCAGCACCAAGAGGTTTTGCTATGACTTTTGCAAGAGAGAGGGTTGCGGGACCTAGGAATGTTATGAGTAATGGTGCTGTTAACATCAATGAGATCTCAAGTGATGAGGATGACCCAAGTATGGCAGAGGGCAATGGTAGGGATACTGGTGGAGGAAAGGGCAAAAAGGATGCTCCTTGGGTGAGAATGAAGTGGACGGACAATATAGTTAGACTTTTGATTCAAGTTGTTGCAAATGTTGGAGAAGATGGTCCTTCAGAGGGTGCTGAGGGAGCGAGGCGAAAATCTGGTATCATAAAGAAGGGAAAATGGAGAACGGTCTCAAAGGTATTGATGTCTAAGGGTCTTTGTGTTTCACCTCAGCAGTGTGAGGATAAGTTCAATGATTTGAACAAGAGGTACAAGAAGTTGAACGACATTCTTGGAAGGGGTACTTCATGTAGAGTTGTGGAGAATCCAGCTCTATTAAACAACATGGAACATCTCTCTGACAAAGCAAAGGAAGATGTGAGGAAGTTATTGGGCTCAAAGCATTTGTTCTATAAGGAAATGTGTGCTTACCATAATGGCCAAAAGATTACCGATTGCAATGATTTTGAGTTACCAGTTCATGCTGCATCTGTAGCAGAACAAATTTGGGAACATTGTGATGGTTCACCTGTTGTAGGAGAAGGCACCAAAGACAAGGATGGTTCACCTGTTGCAGGAGAAGGCACGACAGACAAGGATGGTTCACCTGTGGCCGCACAAAGTTCAAAAGACAATGACATCTCTGAGGGCGATGATgctgatgaaaatgatgaaagtgaCCATTACATGTCTGAAGATGAAGCTGCAGATAACAACAATTCTGGGAGTGTGGATAGGGTTGAAACAAGTGAAAATAGGGAAGTGTGGAAGGATTATGGAAATACTAGGTCTCGATCTGGGGCCGGTGATGATTTTCAGGCAGAAATCGCTGAAATGTTTAGTGACCCTACAAAGTCTCAATGGGAGCGGAGAGAGTGGATCAGGAAGCGTATGCTTCAACTTCATGAGGAAAGAATTGGCATACAAGCTGAAGCTTTTGAGTTAGAAAAGCAAAGATTGAAATGGCAGAGATTCTGCAACAAGAAAGAGTTGGAACTGGAGACAGCTAGGCTGGAAAAGGAGAGGTTGATAATAGAGAATGAGCGCAAGGCATTGCAACTGAAGCAGAAAGAAGTGGAGGTGGAATTTCGGAGGCCGGAATCAACATTTAACCTGACTTCTTTTAGTATAGACATAATGGGGGGAAGAGAGCAGATTGATTCAGGAAGGCAACACTAG